The proteins below come from a single Hyperolius riggenbachi isolate aHypRig1 chromosome 8, aHypRig1.pri, whole genome shotgun sequence genomic window:
- the BLOC1S3 gene encoding biogenesis of lysosome-related organelles complex 1 subunit 3, with protein sequence MSFRDFQTVVKGEASETDDEEEMYVTSVPSGAFSATSGVKVQGEASETDDEEEENAMTRSETPSRRLEKDLPPLVVIRDEGESSPVSLEEKPLVNIQQPGRYSTLLQQKLLESNARLYHDVNNTIKQVYHSTTSEIRTLTSQLNNSQNGIINASHSIRLALEDLKAVSEKIDIITSCNLLPDIKI encoded by the coding sequence ATGTCGTTTCGAGACTTTCAAACTGTTGTCAAGGGAGAAGCTTCTGAAACCGATgatgaagaagagatgtatgtgacatCTGTGCCTTCTGGTGCCTTCTCTGCAACTAGTGGTGTGAAAGTCCAAGGAGAAGCCTCAGAGAcggatgatgaggaggaggaaaaTGCCATGACCAGGAGTGAGACACCTTCCAGGAGGCTGGAGAAGGACTTGCCACCACTGGTGGTCATTAGAGATGAGGGAGAAAGTTCTCCCGTCAGTTTGGAAGAGAAGCCTTTGGTGAACATACAGCAGCCAGGTCGTTACAGCACTTTATTACAGCAGAAGCTTCTGGAAAGCAATGCACGACTATATCATGATGTTAATAACACCATCAAACAGGTCTATCATTCAACCACCAGCGAGATCCGGACTTTAACCAGCCAGTTGAATAACTCACAAAATGGGATCATCAATGCATCTCACAGTATCCGACTTGCTCTTGAAGACCTGAAAGCAGTGTCTGAGAAGATCGACATCATTACTAGTTGCAACCTGCTTCCTGATATTAAGATCTGA